In Nitrospira sp., one genomic interval encodes:
- a CDS encoding tetratricopeptide repeat protein — translation MRTHPSSRSVGVFALAVLWLTLVVVGAPPPLSAQVGKPEGLYYKSWGVVVGIENYLVAPKAPGAVDGARVMAAALRELGFDEVVELYDKDAASRRVLQVLNDYLPRKVGRQDRVVIFFAGHAGVIQEAQTKEVGYLVPWDAQLNNQSKAITFDYLKEFTRRSASKHMLLLIDANVRGWEVTAPQPLSLEGRLSPEDDTEKRAIQVLTAAEKDEVLARNPGPSPFVTAVLAGIKGAADLNRNGWVMASELAAQVKQEVEAATNGAQHPQFVQLEGDGDVILVEGRKALFQLGSEPTSEADRAKAARAQYEQAFALLQQQKSAEEALERLNRAIAYDPSFGDAYVLKSYVRLEVLPNLEESLAAARAAVQYAPQNPDSHYSLGLVLEKQGQYAEAEKAMQQSLAVNPAYTDVYLSLGLLYADYLNEPHKSVDAFRRYVELGGQNERAIRAVQGAGPPADQPSR, via the coding sequence ATGCGCACTCACCCATCAAGTCGGTCCGTCGGCGTCTTCGCGCTGGCGGTTCTGTGGCTGACCCTTGTGGTGGTCGGCGCTCCTCCTCCACTATCGGCCCAGGTGGGCAAACCCGAGGGTTTGTACTACAAGTCCTGGGGGGTGGTGGTCGGTATCGAAAATTATCTGGTCGCGCCGAAAGCGCCCGGGGCGGTGGATGGCGCTCGGGTGATGGCGGCGGCTTTGCGCGAGCTTGGATTCGATGAAGTGGTCGAACTGTACGATAAGGATGCCGCCTCCAGGCGGGTGCTGCAGGTGCTTAACGACTATCTTCCGCGTAAGGTAGGTCGCCAGGATCGCGTGGTGATCTTCTTCGCCGGGCATGCGGGCGTCATCCAGGAGGCTCAAACGAAGGAAGTCGGGTATCTCGTGCCGTGGGATGCGCAGCTCAATAACCAATCCAAGGCCATCACGTTCGATTACCTCAAAGAGTTCACCCGGCGTTCGGCCTCGAAACATATGCTGTTATTGATCGATGCCAACGTGCGTGGGTGGGAGGTGACGGCGCCTCAGCCGCTCTCGCTGGAGGGCCGATTGTCGCCCGAGGACGACACGGAGAAACGGGCCATTCAAGTCTTGACCGCCGCGGAAAAGGACGAAGTCCTGGCTCGCAATCCAGGACCCAGTCCCTTCGTGACGGCCGTGCTTGCCGGGATCAAGGGTGCGGCGGATCTCAATAGGAACGGTTGGGTCATGGCGAGCGAGCTGGCCGCGCAGGTGAAGCAGGAGGTCGAAGCGGCCACCAACGGCGCGCAACATCCGCAATTCGTGCAGTTGGAGGGAGACGGCGATGTGATTCTGGTCGAGGGCCGTAAGGCGCTGTTCCAACTCGGCAGTGAGCCGACCAGCGAGGCCGATCGCGCCAAGGCCGCCCGAGCCCAGTATGAGCAGGCGTTTGCGTTGCTGCAGCAACAGAAGTCGGCGGAGGAAGCGTTGGAGCGGCTCAATCGAGCGATCGCCTACGATCCATCGTTCGGCGATGCCTATGTGTTGAAGAGTTATGTGCGGCTTGAGGTGCTGCCGAATCTGGAAGAGTCCTTGGCGGCTGCGCGTGCGGCCGTGCAATATGCACCCCAGAATCCAGACTCCCACTACTCGCTGGGGCTCGTGCTCGAAAAACAGGGACAGTATGCGGAGGCGGAGAAGGCGATGCAGCAGTCTCTTGCCGTGAACCCTGCGTATACCGACGTGTATCTGTCGCTCGGCTTGCTCTACGCCGACTATCTGAATGAACCGCACAAGTCGGTCGATGCGTTCCGGCGTTATGTAGAACTGGGTGGTCAGAACGAACGGGCGATCCGCGCCGTACAAGGGGCCGGTCCGCCCGCCGATCAGCCGTCTCGTTAG
- the acs gene encoding acetate--CoA ligase, which translates to MDDKIDTLLKDGRIIEPTAKTKAAAYIQDYDRAYKASIADPESFWGGVAKELDWFSPWTKVLDWNYPWAKWFVGATCNIAYNCLDRHVNTWRRNKVAVIWVGEQGEERIFTYGELFRQVNRCANALKDLGLKQGDRVTIYLPKIPEQMVAMLACARLGVIHSVVYSGFSAPALSSRIQDAEARVVITADVGYDRAKTINLKAVVDEAVRSCPSVEKVVVVRREANAAPLTSPKEIDWNEWLSGQKAVCEAVALDAEAPLYILYTSGTTGKPKGVVHVHGGYMVGTYITTKYVFDLKEEDVYFCVADPGWVTGHSYIVYGPLLNGATILMAEGKPDYPHPGRWWDLIERYGVSIFYTTPTAIRLLMKYGEEWPKKYDLSTLRILGSVGEPINPEAWEWFYRVTGSDKPIMDTWWQTETGAILVSPLPGVPLKPGSATRPFLGIEADVVDKEGRSLPGNVGGFAVIKRPWPSMMRTIYKDPDRYKVYWNTIPNCYTAGDVCRKDHDGYMWFMGRADDVIKVAGNRIGTAEVESALVSHEAVAEAAVIGKPHRTAGEAIKAFVILKQGYQDSKELVQSLKDHVLKELGKIAVPQEIDIVPSLPKTRSGKIMRRVLKAKELGEDVGDISTIED; encoded by the coding sequence ATGGACGACAAAATCGATACGCTACTGAAAGACGGCCGCATCATTGAACCGACGGCGAAGACCAAAGCGGCGGCCTATATCCAAGACTATGACCGGGCCTATAAGGCCTCGATCGCCGATCCGGAAAGCTTCTGGGGCGGCGTGGCCAAGGAATTGGACTGGTTTTCCCCCTGGACCAAGGTTTTGGACTGGAATTATCCCTGGGCGAAATGGTTCGTCGGCGCGACCTGCAACATCGCGTACAACTGCCTGGATCGACACGTCAACACTTGGCGCCGGAATAAGGTGGCTGTCATCTGGGTCGGTGAACAGGGTGAGGAGCGGATCTTCACCTATGGGGAACTGTTTCGGCAAGTGAACCGCTGTGCCAATGCGCTGAAAGACTTGGGTTTGAAGCAGGGCGACCGGGTCACGATCTACCTGCCGAAGATCCCCGAGCAGATGGTCGCGATGCTGGCCTGCGCGAGGCTCGGCGTGATTCACAGTGTGGTCTATTCCGGTTTCAGCGCCCCGGCCCTCTCCAGCCGAATTCAGGATGCCGAGGCGCGTGTCGTCATCACCGCCGACGTCGGCTACGATCGCGCCAAGACCATTAACCTCAAAGCCGTCGTCGACGAGGCGGTCCGCTCCTGTCCTTCGGTGGAGAAGGTCGTGGTGGTACGCCGGGAGGCCAATGCCGCGCCACTCACCTCGCCGAAGGAGATTGATTGGAACGAATGGCTTAGTGGCCAGAAGGCCGTCTGCGAGGCCGTGGCGCTGGACGCAGAAGCCCCGCTGTATATCTTGTACACGTCAGGCACCACCGGCAAACCGAAGGGAGTCGTCCATGTCCACGGCGGCTACATGGTCGGCACCTACATCACCACCAAGTATGTCTTCGACCTGAAGGAAGAAGATGTCTATTTTTGCGTCGCCGATCCCGGCTGGGTAACGGGGCACAGCTATATTGTCTACGGGCCCCTCCTGAACGGTGCGACCATCCTTATGGCCGAGGGTAAACCCGATTACCCCCACCCCGGCCGCTGGTGGGATTTGATCGAACGTTACGGCGTCTCGATCTTCTACACCACCCCGACCGCCATCCGCCTGCTCATGAAGTATGGCGAAGAGTGGCCGAAGAAATACGACCTGTCGACCTTGCGCATTCTAGGCAGCGTCGGCGAGCCGATCAACCCGGAAGCCTGGGAATGGTTCTACCGTGTCACCGGCAGCGACAAGCCCATCATGGACACCTGGTGGCAGACCGAAACGGGCGCGATTCTCGTCAGTCCCCTGCCTGGGGTGCCGCTCAAACCAGGCTCCGCCACAAGACCCTTCCTGGGCATCGAGGCCGACGTAGTCGATAAGGAAGGCCGCAGCCTCCCTGGTAACGTCGGCGGCTTTGCCGTCATCAAGCGCCCTTGGCCCTCCATGATGCGGACCATCTACAAGGACCCTGATCGCTACAAGGTCTACTGGAACACCATTCCGAACTGCTACACGGCAGGCGATGTGTGCCGCAAGGACCACGACGGCTACATGTGGTTCATGGGCCGCGCCGACGACGTGATCAAGGTAGCGGGCAACCGCATCGGCACCGCGGAGGTCGAGAGCGCGCTCGTCAGCCACGAGGCGGTCGCCGAAGCGGCGGTGATCGGCAAACCGCATCGTACGGCCGGGGAAGCCATCAAGGCCTTCGTCATCTTGAAGCAGGGGTATCAGGACTCCAAGGAACTGGTGCAGTCGCTGAAGGACCACGTCCTGAAGGAACTTGGGAAGATTGCCGTCCCGCAAGAAATCGACATCGTGCCGTCGTTGCCGAAAACACGCTCAGGCAAGATCATGCGCCGCGTGCTGAAGGCCAAGGAGTTGGGAGAGGACGTGGGAGATATTTCGACTATCGAAGACTAG